In a genomic window of Alteromonas gilva:
- the tusA gene encoding sulfurtransferase TusA codes for MNFDSADQQLDALGLRCPEPVMMVRLQMRKLEDGQTLCITADDPATVRDIPSFCRFMQHTLVAASTDSTPYRYLVKKGL; via the coding sequence ATTAACTTCGACAGTGCCGATCAGCAACTCGACGCTCTGGGTTTGCGTTGCCCGGAGCCGGTAATGATGGTGCGCCTGCAAATGCGCAAGCTTGAAGACGGCCAGACGCTGTGTATTACTGCTGACGATCCGGCAACAGTGAGGGATATCCCGAGCTTTTGCCGGTTTATGCAACATACCCTGGTGGCCGCCAGCACCGACTCGACGCCCTACCGCTACCTGGTAAAAAAAGGCCTTTAG
- a CDS encoding TonB-dependent receptor has product MKVKNSGPKQFKQAKITHCILLSLGLLAPGLALAQETTDDDEEVVETIEVKGMRSSVISAQATKMSSDKIMDGISADDIGALPDRSVTETLQRIAGVAIDRYMSLGDPEHFSVEGNGVIVRGLTQVRSELNGRGTFSANGGRTLSFGDVPPELLNAVNVYKSPSADQIEGGLAGTIDLETRLPFHSDKQQISFDITANYGDVIKETKPAYSFLYSNTWNTDVGKIGFLFDIAKSELSTRNDSMYVRPFFYRDDIAGYEGSTVYVPRGADWRTMYFDRERTGAYAAVQYAPDENSEFTLTYFSSDYDMQWSEDAIFVDNWPYGVQVESGAQFSDSGVLEKGRLTQDGGVPMGADVRSSTQDARTDDIALRYRYSNENLIVESSLQRVDSTSKGIDNTVATQVSVPYIDVDLTGSLPTVTSDADYLSDPNNYVWNFIMDNQYDREADMTAVDVDITYILEDSFIEAVRFGGRYSDTNSENADTGYNWSPLAPNWLQAAIVEGQENIVPNVDELYLNTFDNFFGGDVPSPANVFAPKSSFALDYPESFQGLQDKFVYADWSSWAYWNQRDLNADQFKNDQSEKTSAAYVMLDFFTDSLGKPVSGNFGVRYVKTENTAHGFVQYPFNPLFGDGAYTELNAEHDYSNWLPSLNVKVELTDELLLRFAAAKAMARPNFADLGANITLNANLTSAGEASQNAGNPPQVQDYELTLDSTQNPYLDPMESTQFDVSLEWYYAEDSSAYIALFTKDISGYQVPQASQVEFGGFTYNARWPVSSAEADITGVELSLNHFFSSLPAPFDGFGVQMNYTYIDSSTDGDPSTAPADTDGSGYGPMPFRGLSENAVNVVLMYEKGPFSARLAYNWRDEFLMSTNANGFAGTENGISYGLPLFNAPTAYMDGSVTYRINDNLSVVLQANNLNDAVTKNEMRQNGPGNHYSAYHVNDIRYALSLRGYY; this is encoded by the coding sequence ATGAAAGTGAAAAATTCAGGACCAAAACAGTTCAAACAAGCAAAAATTACCCACTGTATTTTGCTCTCTTTAGGGTTATTGGCACCTGGCCTAGCGTTGGCCCAGGAGACGACTGACGATGACGAAGAGGTTGTTGAAACAATTGAAGTCAAAGGCATGCGCTCGAGTGTTATCTCTGCCCAGGCTACCAAGATGAGCTCCGACAAAATCATGGACGGTATTAGTGCCGACGACATTGGTGCCCTGCCCGACCGCAGTGTTACCGAAACGCTGCAACGCATTGCCGGTGTTGCCATCGACCGCTACATGTCACTGGGTGATCCCGAGCATTTCTCCGTTGAGGGAAACGGCGTGATTGTGCGTGGCTTAACCCAGGTGCGCTCCGAATTAAATGGCCGTGGTACATTTAGCGCTAACGGTGGCCGAACCTTGAGCTTTGGCGATGTGCCGCCAGAACTACTGAATGCCGTGAATGTCTATAAAAGCCCCTCGGCAGACCAAATAGAGGGCGGTCTGGCGGGCACGATTGACTTAGAAACCCGACTGCCTTTTCATAGCGACAAACAGCAAATCTCTTTTGATATTACGGCTAACTATGGCGACGTGATTAAAGAAACAAAGCCCGCTTACTCGTTTTTGTACTCCAATACCTGGAATACCGACGTGGGTAAGATCGGCTTCTTATTTGATATAGCCAAATCAGAACTTTCCACACGTAATGACTCTATGTACGTGCGGCCGTTTTTCTATCGCGATGATATAGCGGGTTACGAGGGGAGCACGGTATATGTGCCGCGCGGTGCTGACTGGCGCACCATGTATTTTGACCGCGAACGCACCGGTGCTTACGCGGCAGTGCAGTATGCCCCCGATGAGAACAGCGAATTTACCTTAACTTACTTCTCCAGTGACTATGACATGCAGTGGAGCGAGGATGCCATTTTCGTGGATAACTGGCCCTATGGTGTGCAGGTGGAGTCCGGTGCGCAATTCAGCGACAGTGGTGTATTGGAAAAAGGCAGACTCACTCAGGACGGTGGTGTGCCGATGGGCGCCGATGTGCGTTCGTCAACCCAGGATGCGCGCACCGACGATATCGCGCTGCGGTATCGTTACAGTAACGAAAATTTAATTGTCGAAAGCTCCTTACAGCGGGTCGACTCAACATCGAAAGGTATCGATAACACCGTTGCCACCCAGGTCAGTGTGCCTTATATCGATGTGGATCTCACCGGCAGCCTGCCTACAGTGACCTCCGATGCTGATTATTTGTCTGATCCCAACAATTATGTTTGGAACTTTATTATGGACAATCAGTACGATCGCGAAGCCGACATGACCGCCGTGGATGTCGATATTACCTACATTCTTGAAGATTCTTTTATCGAAGCGGTCAGGTTTGGTGGCCGGTATAGTGATACTAACTCCGAAAATGCCGATACCGGTTACAACTGGAGTCCGTTAGCGCCGAACTGGTTACAAGCGGCGATTGTTGAGGGCCAGGAAAACATCGTGCCGAACGTTGATGAATTGTATCTCAACACCTTTGATAATTTCTTTGGTGGCGATGTGCCCTCTCCCGCCAACGTGTTTGCGCCAAAATCGAGCTTCGCACTGGATTACCCTGAGAGCTTTCAGGGGCTTCAGGATAAGTTTGTGTATGCTGATTGGTCGAGCTGGGCCTATTGGAACCAGCGTGATTTAAATGCCGATCAGTTCAAGAACGATCAGTCTGAAAAGACCTCAGCAGCTTATGTCATGCTGGACTTTTTCACTGACTCGCTGGGCAAGCCGGTGTCGGGTAATTTTGGCGTACGCTATGTAAAAACTGAAAATACTGCCCATGGCTTTGTGCAGTATCCTTTTAATCCGCTGTTTGGTGATGGGGCCTATACCGAGCTTAACGCTGAGCACGACTACAGCAACTGGTTGCCCAGCCTGAACGTTAAGGTAGAACTGACCGATGAGTTATTGCTGCGGTTTGCCGCTGCCAAAGCTATGGCACGGCCAAACTTTGCTGACTTAGGCGCCAATATTACCTTAAATGCCAACCTGACCAGCGCGGGTGAAGCCAGTCAAAATGCAGGTAACCCGCCGCAGGTGCAAGATTATGAATTAACACTGGATTCTACCCAGAACCCGTATCTTGATCCGATGGAGTCAACCCAGTTTGATGTGTCATTAGAATGGTACTACGCCGAGGATAGCTCCGCTTACATCGCGTTGTTTACCAAAGACATCTCAGGCTATCAGGTACCTCAAGCCTCGCAAGTGGAGTTTGGCGGCTTTACTTATAATGCCCGCTGGCCGGTGAGCAGTGCCGAAGCCGATATTACTGGTGTTGAACTGTCACTCAATCATTTCTTCTCGTCACTGCCGGCGCCTTTCGATGGTTTCGGTGTGCAGATGAACTACACCTATATTGATAGCTCCACTGACGGCGATCCATCGACGGCACCCGCCGATACCGATGGCTCAGGCTATGGACCTATGCCGTTTCGCGGGCTTTCTGAGAACGCGGTTAACGTGGTGCTCATGTACGAGAAAGGCCCGTTTTCAGCTCGCCTGGCCTACAACTGGCGTGATGAGTTCTTAATGTCGACCAATGCTAATGGCTTTGCCGGTACCGAAAATGGCATTTCGTATGGCCTGCCGCTGTTTAATGCACCGACGGCGTATATGGACGGCTCGGTGACCTATCGCATCAATGACAACCTGTCCGTGGTGTTGCAAGCCAATAACCTCAATGATGCAGTGACCAAAAATGAGATGCGTCAGAATGGCCCGGGTAATCACTACAGTGCATACCACGTGAATGATATTCGCTACGCGTTATCGCTGCGTGGTTACTACTAA
- a CDS encoding metal-dependent hydrolase family protein: MKNLLKSVTLCLAVLPVGLLNAATVIHAGNAFTGTSDSLTGPLSIVIEGDTISRVERGHISIASGDTLVDLTDATVLPGLMDMHVHLSSQQSGTSSYLKRFTQNEADYALAAADFANKTLLAGFTTVRNLGDSYNETVALRNAINKGIATGPRIYTAAKSIATTGGHADPSNGMAKLIRPHVGPEEGVVNGVAQAREAVRQRYKDGADVIKITATGGVLSVAKSGQNPQFMTDELDAIVATAKDYGMTVAVHAHGKEGMIRAIKAGVTSIEHGTYMDAEVMDLMKEYGTYYVPTILAGNFVAQKAKIDGYFPEIVRPKAAAIGPLIQATFGKAYKAGVKIAFGTDSGVSAHGDNGQEFALMVEAGMPPAKALQSATIDAATMIGISDELGSLEAGKLADIIAVKGDPLSNISVLEKVDFVMKSGKIYKQ, encoded by the coding sequence ATGAAGAACCTATTGAAATCAGTGACTTTGTGTTTGGCAGTGCTGCCAGTCGGCCTGTTGAACGCTGCCACCGTTATACATGCCGGAAACGCCTTTACCGGCACAAGCGACTCACTAACCGGCCCGCTGTCGATTGTCATAGAAGGCGATACCATATCGCGGGTGGAACGCGGCCATATCAGCATTGCCAGCGGCGATACGCTGGTGGATTTAACCGATGCCACAGTGCTACCGGGCCTGATGGACATGCACGTTCACCTGAGCTCACAACAAAGCGGTACGTCCTCATACCTGAAACGATTTACTCAAAACGAAGCCGACTACGCGCTGGCGGCTGCCGACTTTGCCAATAAAACCCTGCTGGCGGGCTTTACCACGGTGCGTAATTTGGGTGACAGCTACAACGAAACGGTCGCGCTGCGCAATGCCATTAATAAGGGCATCGCCACCGGGCCGCGTATTTATACCGCCGCAAAATCGATAGCCACTACAGGAGGCCATGCTGATCCCAGTAATGGTATGGCCAAACTGATCCGCCCCCATGTAGGCCCGGAAGAGGGCGTGGTTAATGGTGTCGCCCAGGCCCGCGAGGCCGTACGTCAGCGCTATAAAGATGGTGCCGACGTAATTAAAATCACCGCCACAGGTGGCGTACTGAGTGTGGCTAAAAGCGGCCAGAACCCTCAGTTTATGACTGATGAGCTTGACGCCATTGTTGCCACGGCCAAGGATTACGGCATGACGGTAGCAGTGCATGCCCACGGCAAAGAAGGCATGATCCGCGCCATTAAAGCCGGCGTTACATCGATAGAACACGGTACCTACATGGACGCAGAAGTCATGGATCTCATGAAAGAGTATGGCACCTATTATGTTCCCACCATACTGGCCGGTAACTTTGTAGCCCAGAAAGCAAAAATCGATGGTTACTTCCCGGAAATAGTCCGTCCTAAAGCCGCAGCAATTGGCCCGCTTATTCAGGCCACCTTTGGCAAAGCCTATAAAGCCGGCGTAAAAATCGCCTTTGGTACCGACAGTGGCGTGTCGGCCCATGGTGACAATGGTCAGGAATTTGCGTTGATGGTTGAAGCTGGCATGCCACCTGCAAAAGCTCTTCAGTCGGCCACCATTGATGCCGCCACCATGATCGGCATCAGTGATGAACTGGGCAGCCTGGAAGCCGGAAAACTCGCGGATATTATTGCCGTGAAAGGCGATCCGCTGAGCAACATTAGCGTGCTTGAAAAAGTCGACTTTGTAATGAAAAGCGGAAAAATCTACAAACAGTAG
- a CDS encoding helix-turn-helix domain-containing protein: MLLITALLGFIAVDLTFLKVPLLPSTETSQLQWRATAYSDAAEGGSSSIEIIDDDYTYSLNMVLREDKESPFAMGEMEFVDAQGTPITVDLRQFKALSFMAKCMPENTLTFSLFTLDEDVLNFDDARSDRISTRYFHCNKEWQQFDIDITHLDTPEWWYKWYEQQLSDQEYSLSKVIKISFGSSIQSPKNVQSNINIRSLSFLGRDWFYIYLFGSLCGAGWIVLLVWLIRQHASHLMADIREKMQKDRPLIAYKQLSIESHKDKDKTTILRLMATEYANPEVNLDYIVHTSGINRNKINEILKDELGYTFSAYLNKLRLHEAARLLSENNDSNVSEIAYTVGYKNVPYFNKLFKNEYGCSPKLFKSTSDHFHPEV; this comes from the coding sequence ATGTTGCTGATTACGGCTTTGCTTGGCTTTATTGCGGTGGATTTAACGTTTCTCAAGGTGCCGTTGTTACCCTCTACAGAAACGTCGCAATTACAGTGGCGGGCAACCGCTTACTCTGATGCCGCCGAAGGCGGCTCGTCGAGCATAGAAATTATCGATGATGATTACACTTACTCGCTAAACATGGTACTCCGCGAAGATAAGGAAAGCCCCTTTGCAATGGGAGAAATGGAGTTTGTAGACGCCCAGGGCACACCGATAACCGTTGATCTCAGGCAGTTTAAAGCCCTGTCGTTTATGGCTAAATGTATGCCTGAAAACACCCTGACCTTCTCGTTGTTTACCCTTGATGAGGATGTATTGAACTTTGACGATGCGCGCTCAGACCGTATTTCCACACGCTATTTTCACTGTAATAAGGAATGGCAGCAGTTTGACATTGATATTACCCATTTGGACACGCCGGAATGGTGGTATAAGTGGTACGAGCAGCAACTCAGTGATCAGGAATACAGCTTGTCAAAAGTGATAAAAATCTCCTTTGGCAGTTCGATACAAAGTCCTAAGAACGTTCAGTCTAATATTAATATTCGCTCACTGAGCTTTTTAGGCAGGGACTGGTTTTATATATATCTGTTTGGTTCGTTATGTGGGGCGGGCTGGATTGTGTTGCTGGTGTGGCTGATCAGACAACACGCTTCCCATTTAATGGCTGACATCAGAGAAAAAATGCAAAAGGATCGTCCGTTAATTGCTTACAAGCAATTATCTATCGAGTCGCACAAAGACAAAGACAAAACCACCATACTGAGGCTCATGGCCACAGAATATGCCAACCCGGAAGTCAACCTCGACTACATAGTGCATACGTCTGGTATTAACCGCAACAAAATCAACGAAATCTTAAAAGACGAATTAGGCTATACGTTTTCAGCGTATTTAAACAAACTAAGGCTACACGAGGCAGCTCGCCTGCTGTCGGAAAATAACGATTCAAATGTGTCAGAAATTGCCTATACCGTAGGCTACAAAAACGTACCCTACTTCAATAAGTTGTTTAAAAATGAATACGGCTGTAGCCCTAAACTGTTTAAAAGCACCAGCGATCATTTTCACCCTGAAGTTTAA
- the pyrE gene encoding orotate phosphoribosyltransferase translates to MKAFQQAFIEFAIARGVLKFGEFTLKSGRTSPYFFNAGLFNRGGDLARLGRYYADALTDAGIEFDVLFGPAYKGIPIATTTAVALADHHDMDVPYCFNRKEAKAHGEGGNLVGSPLTGKVMLVDDVITAGTAIRESMGLIEANQASLAGVLIALDRQERGTGELSAIQEVERDYNTRVVSIVTLNDVVTYLRSAGGYDDAIAAIEQYRKSYGI, encoded by the coding sequence ATGAAAGCATTCCAACAAGCATTTATTGAGTTCGCGATTGCCCGTGGCGTTTTAAAATTTGGCGAGTTCACACTTAAATCAGGCCGTACAAGCCCGTATTTTTTTAATGCTGGCTTATTTAACCGTGGCGGCGATTTAGCCAGGCTGGGCCGCTATTATGCCGATGCGTTAACCGATGCTGGCATTGAGTTTGACGTGTTATTTGGCCCCGCCTATAAAGGCATTCCTATTGCCACCACAACGGCTGTTGCGCTGGCTGATCATCATGATATGGACGTGCCTTATTGCTTTAACCGCAAAGAGGCCAAAGCCCACGGTGAAGGCGGCAATCTGGTCGGGAGTCCGTTAACCGGAAAGGTTATGCTGGTGGATGACGTGATCACAGCGGGTACTGCAATTCGTGAATCCATGGGGCTTATTGAGGCCAACCAGGCATCGTTAGCCGGTGTCCTCATTGCCCTGGACCGTCAGGAGCGCGGCACCGGTGAGCTATCGGCAATTCAGGAAGTCGAGCGCGACTACAATACGCGTGTTGTGTCTATTGTAACGCTCAACGATGTGGTGACCTACCTGCGCTCAGCCGGTGGTTATGACGACGCAATTGCTGCCATTGAGCAATACCGAAAAAGCTATGGCATCTGA
- a CDS encoding YqaA family protein, with product MVESKHMLRGLTIASFLESTIVPIPLEAVLVPLMQAKRDKLWLLALMATVGCVIGAVFGYTIGYYLFDAIGQDLIQWFSSEKQFETIKHKMDVQGFWFVLSLGIVPVPFQIAMLAAGATQYSIGLFILATVIARSLRYFALALIVKIIGNQAEHVIKKYKVKAMIAISIVVAGLWWVLS from the coding sequence ATGGTTGAGTCAAAGCATATGTTGCGAGGGCTGACCATTGCGTCTTTTTTGGAATCGACCATTGTACCGATTCCTCTGGAAGCGGTACTTGTGCCGCTTATGCAGGCTAAACGCGACAAGCTCTGGCTACTGGCTTTAATGGCAACGGTAGGTTGCGTGATTGGTGCAGTATTTGGCTATACCATTGGCTACTACTTATTTGACGCGATAGGTCAGGATCTGATCCAGTGGTTTAGCTCTGAAAAGCAGTTTGAAACCATTAAACACAAAATGGACGTCCAGGGTTTCTGGTTTGTGTTATCGCTGGGGATTGTACCGGTGCCATTTCAAATCGCCATGTTAGCCGCCGGCGCGACGCAATATTCAATTGGCCTGTTTATACTGGCCACGGTTATTGCCCGTTCGTTACGCTACTTTGCGCTCGCACTCATCGTTAAAATTATTGGTAACCAGGCTGAGCACGTTATCAAAAAATACAAAGTCAAAGCGATGATTGCAATTAGCATTGTGGTGGCAGGGTTATGGTGGGTTTTAAGCTAA
- a CDS encoding glycoside hydrolase family 95 protein, which produces MLQGQCEKRLSSVATGAVEISDFYITLTARFATKLACFFASAWLVLCTFSLFSLQVSAAKSMTLSYTQPGQDWESESLPLGNGHLGMTVLGGVQRDALQFNEKTLWTGGPGSKQGYNFGFPQQTETYLKRVQSVQAALTSKGQLAPEQVAEQLGSAQSGYGSYQSFGTLTIDWPASHGSYHHYQRELDIASATAAVRYQTQDSQFVREYFVSYPDNSIVIRLSASGTENISFKASLKFPENRTRKALQLSPNEVLYAGVLHDNTLQYAAGLRVLNSDGTLTYQPDGGFSVDGASEVVLVLTAATNYALQHPTYRGEDATHKVRRQLGQTRGVGYATLKQNHLADYQPLFKRVELDLGGAPIEDMAHALAHYPGDEQAANRALEQLYFQYGRYLLIASSRQGSLPANLQGIWNKDIVAPWNADYHLNINLQMNYWLALSTNLAETLPPLYNFVENLTVPGQQAASTLFDSRGWVAFLNTNPWGSIGLIKWPTAFWQPEAAAWIALHFYHGYQYNQDRDFLAERVYPLLKLTSQFWLDNLTTATDNNRLLVSPSYSPEHGNFTVGAAMSQQLVFDLLSKTYEAAGQLNDTLFREELATALNQLEPGLRIGQWGQLQEWREDIDEQDNQHRHVSHLYALHPGNQISPLTTPHLAAAASTSLNARGDAGTGWSRAWKVNFWARLLEGDRALRLLRHQLRDSTLANLWSTHPPFQIDGNFGATAGMAEMLLQSHLGELHLLPALPTAWGTGKVTGLRAQGDLTVSMAWQNNTLQSATIVTGKDAQVRLRNRALEGKVTITSNQHVLDYQQIEEGVISFISKANQEYVVLVGNTK; this is translated from the coding sequence GTGCTACAAGGTCAATGTGAAAAAAGGCTGTCTTCGGTTGCAACAGGTGCGGTTGAAATAAGTGATTTCTATATCACCTTAACTGCTCGCTTTGCCACCAAACTCGCCTGCTTTTTCGCCAGCGCCTGGCTGGTGTTGTGCACCTTTTCACTATTTAGTTTACAGGTTAGTGCTGCTAAGTCTATGACGCTGTCGTACACGCAACCGGGTCAGGATTGGGAATCAGAATCATTGCCTCTGGGTAATGGTCATCTTGGTATGACTGTATTGGGTGGCGTACAGAGGGATGCCCTCCAGTTCAACGAAAAAACCCTATGGACAGGCGGGCCCGGCAGCAAACAAGGCTATAACTTTGGTTTTCCGCAACAAACAGAGACCTATTTAAAGCGGGTTCAGTCGGTGCAGGCAGCGCTGACAAGTAAGGGCCAGCTTGCGCCGGAGCAGGTTGCAGAGCAGCTGGGCAGTGCTCAAAGTGGTTATGGTAGCTATCAGAGCTTTGGTACGCTGACCATTGACTGGCCGGCAAGCCATGGCAGCTATCATCACTATCAGCGCGAACTCGATATCGCCTCGGCAACCGCAGCAGTGCGTTATCAAACGCAGGATAGTCAATTTGTGCGCGAATACTTTGTTAGCTATCCGGACAACAGCATTGTGATCAGGCTTTCCGCCAGTGGCACTGAAAATATCAGTTTTAAGGCGTCGCTGAAGTTCCCTGAAAACCGCACTCGCAAGGCCCTGCAACTGAGCCCAAACGAAGTGCTTTATGCCGGCGTTTTACATGACAACACGCTGCAATATGCAGCCGGCTTAAGAGTGCTGAACAGTGATGGAACGTTAACTTATCAACCAGACGGGGGCTTTTCGGTCGACGGTGCGTCTGAGGTAGTGCTGGTACTTACTGCTGCCACAAACTACGCCTTGCAGCATCCGACCTACCGTGGCGAAGATGCGACGCATAAAGTGCGCCGACAGTTAGGTCAAACCCGCGGTGTTGGCTATGCCACGCTTAAACAAAACCATCTGGCCGATTACCAGCCGTTGTTCAAACGGGTGGAGCTCGATTTAGGTGGTGCGCCTATTGAGGACATGGCCCACGCGTTAGCGCATTACCCTGGCGACGAGCAAGCCGCCAACCGAGCCCTGGAACAATTGTATTTTCAGTATGGACGTTATTTGCTGATAGCCTCGTCACGCCAAGGCTCGTTGCCAGCTAACCTGCAGGGCATATGGAATAAAGACATCGTTGCGCCCTGGAACGCTGATTATCATTTAAATATTAATCTGCAAATGAATTACTGGTTGGCGCTGAGCACCAATCTTGCTGAAACCCTGCCACCTTTGTACAACTTTGTTGAAAACCTCACCGTGCCCGGCCAGCAAGCCGCGTCAACCTTGTTTGATTCCCGTGGCTGGGTGGCGTTTCTCAATACTAATCCCTGGGGGTCGATTGGCTTAATTAAGTGGCCAACGGCCTTTTGGCAACCTGAGGCAGCCGCCTGGATTGCCCTGCATTTCTATCACGGCTACCAGTACAACCAGGATCGCGATTTTCTTGCTGAGCGCGTGTACCCGCTGCTTAAACTCACCAGTCAGTTCTGGCTGGATAATCTTACCACCGCTACCGACAACAATAGGTTATTGGTGTCACCCAGTTACTCGCCGGAGCACGGCAACTTTACGGTGGGCGCCGCCATGTCGCAACAGCTGGTGTTTGATCTGTTAAGCAAAACCTACGAGGCGGCCGGGCAACTCAACGACACGCTGTTCAGGGAAGAACTCGCCACCGCACTGAACCAGCTTGAGCCCGGTTTGCGAATTGGTCAGTGGGGGCAATTACAGGAATGGCGTGAGGATATCGATGAGCAAGACAATCAGCACCGTCATGTTTCGCACTTATATGCGCTTCACCCTGGCAATCAGATATCACCGCTTACAACGCCCCACCTGGCGGCTGCAGCGAGCACGTCGCTCAATGCCCGTGGCGACGCCGGCACCGGCTGGAGTCGGGCCTGGAAAGTAAATTTTTGGGCGCGTTTGCTGGAAGGGGATCGCGCCTTACGCTTGCTCCGGCATCAGTTAAGAGACAGCACCTTAGCCAACCTGTGGAGCACGCATCCGCCTTTCCAGATTGATGGCAACTTTGGTGCCACGGCGGGTATGGCCGAAATGCTCCTGCAGAGCCATTTGGGTGAGCTACATCTGTTGCCAGCACTCCCCACTGCGTGGGGGACTGGCAAGGTGACGGGGCTGCGCGCCCAAGGCGACCTGACCGTGTCGATGGCATGGCAAAACAATACCCTGCAAAGCGCCACAATCGTCACCGGTAAAGACGCACAAGTGCGTCTGCGCAATCGCGCGCTTGAGGGCAAAGTAACGATTACCAGTAACCAGCACGTGCTCGACTATCAGCAGATAGAAGAGGGCGTTATTAGCTTTATAAGTAAAGCCAATCAAGAGTATGTCGTCCTTGTAGGCAACACAAAATAA
- the rph gene encoding ribonuclease PH, translating to MRPSGRTASQIRPVTLTRNYTCHAEGSVLVEFGNTKVLCNASVEEGVPRFMKGQGKGWITAEYSMLPRATHTRSQREAARGKQGGRTLEIQRLIARSLRAAVDLKLLGENTITFDCDVIQADGGTRTASITGACVALVDALTYMRSKGIIKANPLKHMIAALSVGIYEGLPVADLEYTEDSVAETDMNVVMTETGKLIEVQGTAEGEPFSFEELQELLDIAKHGLRELFDIQKAALA from the coding sequence ATGCGCCCAAGTGGCCGAACTGCCAGCCAAATCCGCCCAGTCACTCTTACCCGTAACTATACTTGTCATGCAGAGGGTTCTGTACTGGTTGAGTTTGGTAACACCAAAGTATTGTGCAACGCTTCTGTCGAAGAAGGTGTACCGCGCTTTATGAAAGGCCAGGGTAAAGGGTGGATCACTGCCGAATACAGCATGCTGCCTCGTGCTACGCATACCCGCTCGCAGCGCGAAGCGGCGCGTGGCAAGCAAGGCGGTCGTACGCTGGAAATTCAGCGTTTAATTGCGCGTTCATTGCGCGCTGCGGTTGATCTTAAATTATTAGGCGAAAACACCATTACCTTTGATTGCGATGTGATCCAGGCTGACGGTGGCACGCGCACGGCGTCAATCACCGGTGCCTGCGTGGCGCTGGTGGATGCCCTCACGTATATGCGCAGCAAAGGCATTATTAAAGCCAACCCGCTTAAGCATATGATTGCGGCCTTGTCGGTGGGTATTTACGAAGGTCTGCCCGTTGCCGATCTGGAATATACCGAAGACTCTGTTGCCGAAACGGACATGAACGTGGTGATGACCGAAACCGGCAAACTCATCGAAGTACAGGGCACAGCCGAAGGCGAACCCTTCTCGTTTGAAGAGCTACAGGAACTGCTGGATATTGCCAAGCATGGCCTGCGCGAACTGTTTGATATTCAAAAAGCGGCCCTGGCTTAA